Proteins encoded in a region of the Paramagnetospirillum magneticum AMB-1 genome:
- a CDS encoding tetratricopeptide repeat protein, with protein sequence MSAHTPAPQAQQAFTAAAQAWRESRMDAAEQGFAAAALLEPGWSSAHANLGAVLRRLGKCEAAVASYRRALTVGAEDAGTLSNMGNALRDLGLLEESETAHRRAVALAPDNWGYRYNLALLLRDRRLHGEARAMMAELAATDPENAEIQWDLALADLYLGDYRTGFAGYEWRIKLARNPVRDHPGPRWTGDDPTGRTILLLAEQGFGDALQFARYVPLLAARGARVVLECLPEQAELFASLRDVAALVAKGAPPPVHDCWAPLASLPHLLGTEFHSIPAEIPYLSAPPRPNLRMVPPPGQKLAVGLVWAGKTTPRDRSWPLEQLTPLLGDPRATFYSLQLGPRAGDLKSTGLERLVRDAAPALQSFADTAHVMEHLDLIITIDTSVAHLAGALGRPVWVLLRYVSDWRWQDEPLTSPWYPTMRLFRQPDPSDFKTPVAEMAAELASLIDERH encoded by the coding sequence ATGAGCGCCCATACACCCGCACCGCAGGCCCAGCAGGCTTTCACCGCCGCCGCCCAGGCCTGGCGCGAATCCCGAATGGACGCTGCCGAGCAGGGCTTTGCCGCCGCCGCCCTGCTGGAGCCCGGCTGGTCCTCGGCCCATGCCAATCTGGGCGCCGTGTTGCGTCGCCTGGGCAAGTGCGAGGCGGCGGTGGCCAGCTATCGCCGCGCCCTGACGGTGGGCGCCGAAGACGCCGGCACTTTGTCCAACATGGGCAACGCGCTGCGCGACCTGGGCCTGCTGGAGGAGTCCGAAACCGCCCATCGCCGGGCGGTGGCGCTGGCCCCGGACAATTGGGGCTACCGCTACAATCTGGCCCTGCTGCTGCGCGACCGCCGCCTGCATGGGGAAGCCCGCGCCATGATGGCGGAACTGGCGGCGACCGACCCCGAGAATGCCGAGATCCAGTGGGATCTGGCCCTGGCCGACCTCTATCTCGGCGATTACCGAACGGGCTTTGCCGGCTATGAATGGCGGATCAAGCTGGCCCGCAATCCGGTCCGCGACCATCCCGGACCGCGCTGGACCGGCGACGATCCGACGGGCCGCACCATCCTGCTGCTGGCGGAGCAGGGCTTCGGCGACGCGCTGCAATTCGCCCGCTACGTCCCGCTGCTGGCCGCCAGGGGAGCCCGGGTGGTGCTGGAATGCCTGCCCGAGCAGGCCGAGCTGTTCGCCAGCCTGCGGGACGTGGCGGCATTGGTGGCCAAGGGCGCGCCGCCGCCCGTCCATGATTGCTGGGCACCGCTGGCCAGCCTGCCCCATCTGCTGGGCACGGAATTCCACAGCATTCCGGCCGAAATCCCCTACCTGTCCGCGCCGCCGCGCCCCAATCTGCGCATGGTGCCGCCGCCGGGCCAGAAGCTGGCGGTGGGACTGGTCTGGGCGGGCAAGACCACGCCGCGTGACCGGTCATGGCCCCTGGAGCAGCTGACGCCGCTGCTGGGCGACCCGCGGGCCACGTTCTACTCGCTGCAACTGGGGCCACGCGCCGGGGACCTGAAGAGCACCGGCCTGGAACGCCTGGTGCGCGACGCCGCGCCGGCCCTTCAATCCTTCGCCGACACCGCCCATGTGATGGAACATCTGGACCTGATCATCACCATCGACACCTCGGTGGCCCATCTGGCCGGAGCCCTGGGCCGACCGGTCTGGGTGCTGTTGCGTTATGTTTCCGATTGGCGTTGGCAGGATGAACCGCTAACGTCTCCGTGGTATCCGACCATGCGGCTGTTCCGGCAGCCCGATCCTTCGGACTTCAAGACTCCGGTGGCCGAGATGGCCGCCGAACTGGCCTCTCTCATCGACGAAAGACACTGA
- a CDS encoding FKBP-type peptidyl-prolyl cis-trans isomerase: protein MRIAKDTVVTLSYRVTDADGTIVDEGAEPIIYLHGGHGGLFPRLEEALEGKEAGHELCVKLQPEDAFGEYDAELVSVEDASLFPDNVVVGMQFERVMDGKQDEAMLFSVTDVADGKVVVDGNHPLAGMALIFDCTVSEIRAASAEELEHGHPHYPGHHHH from the coding sequence ATGCGCATCGCCAAGGATACCGTCGTCACGCTCAGCTATCGCGTCACCGACGCCGACGGCACCATCGTCGATGAGGGCGCCGAGCCCATCATCTACCTGCATGGCGGCCATGGCGGGCTGTTCCCCCGGCTGGAAGAGGCCCTGGAGGGCAAGGAAGCCGGCCACGAGCTGTGCGTCAAGCTGCAGCCCGAGGACGCCTTCGGCGAATACGACGCCGAGCTGGTCAGCGTCGAGGACGCCTCGCTGTTCCCCGACAACGTGGTGGTGGGCATGCAGTTCGAGCGCGTCATGGACGGCAAGCAGGACGAGGCCATGCTGTTCTCGGTCACCGACGTCGCCGACGGCAAGGTGGTGGTGGACGGCAACCATCCCCTGGCCGGCATGGCCCTGATCTTCGACTGCACGGTGAGCGAGATCCGCGCCGCCTCGGCCGAGGAGCTGGAGCACGGCCACCCGCACTATCCCGGCCATCACCACCACTAG
- the dapD gene encoding 2,3,4,5-tetrahydropyridine-2,6-dicarboxylate N-succinyltransferase: MSFAALEKTIDAAWEARDGINLQTKGEVRDAVEAALDALDSGSLRVAAKGDDGKWVVNQWLKKAVLLSFRLSDNKVMGDGPGTTWFDKVPTKFEGWDDSRFRAAGFRAVPGAVVRRSAYIAPGVVLMPSFVNLGAHVGSGTMVDTWATVGSCAQIGKNVHISGGAGIGGVLEPLQAGPVIIEDNCFIGARAEVAEGVIVETGAVLSMGVYIGASTKIVDRETGEIFMGRVPAYSVVVSGTMPGKPFPDGTPGPGLYCAVIVKRVDERTRSKVGINELLRD, encoded by the coding sequence ATGAGCTTCGCCGCCCTTGAAAAGACCATCGACGCCGCCTGGGAGGCCCGCGACGGCATCAATCTCCAGACCAAGGGCGAAGTGCGCGACGCCGTCGAGGCGGCGCTGGACGCCCTGGATTCCGGCTCGCTGCGGGTCGCCGCCAAGGGCGACGACGGCAAGTGGGTGGTGAACCAGTGGCTGAAGAAGGCCGTGCTGCTGTCCTTCCGCCTGTCCGACAACAAGGTGATGGGCGACGGCCCCGGCACCACCTGGTTCGACAAGGTCCCCACCAAGTTCGAGGGCTGGGACGATTCCCGCTTCCGCGCCGCCGGTTTCCGCGCCGTGCCGGGCGCCGTGGTGCGTCGCTCGGCCTATATCGCGCCGGGCGTGGTGCTGATGCCCAGCTTCGTCAACCTGGGCGCCCATGTGGGCTCGGGCACCATGGTCGACACCTGGGCCACCGTCGGGTCCTGCGCCCAGATCGGCAAGAACGTGCACATCTCGGGCGGCGCCGGCATCGGCGGCGTGCTCGAGCCGCTGCAGGCCGGACCGGTGATCATCGAGGACAATTGCTTCATCGGCGCCCGGGCCGAGGTGGCCGAGGGCGTCATCGTCGAGACCGGCGCCGTGCTGTCCATGGGCGTCTATATCGGCGCCTCCACCAAGATCGTCGACCGCGAGACCGGCGAGATCTTCATGGGTCGCGTGCCGGCCTATTCCGTGGTGGTGTCGGGCACCATGCCGGGCAAGCCCTTCCCCGACGGCACCCCCGGCCCCGGCCTCTATTGCGCCGTCATCGTCAAGCGCGTGGACGAGCGCACCCGGTCCAAGGTGGGCATCAACGAGCTGTTGCGCGACTGA
- the dapE gene encoding succinyl-diaminopimelate desuccinylase → MSFRDPVPLAQALIRCPSVTPEDAGALDVLAGALEELGFACHHIRSATGGPEIRNLYARLGTEAPNLCFAGHTDVVPPGKGWTVEPFAAGIDQGRLFGRGSADMKGAIACFVAAVARLLEDGAPKGSLSLLITGDEEGPAVDGTVKVLDWLAARGERIDCCIVGEPTNPRKLGDMMKIGRRGSLNCRLTVFGTQGHSAYPHLADNPIPRLLDILRRLTEAPLDEGTPHFQASTLALTTVDVGNPATNVIPAEARAGFNIRFNDLHSGASLERWIRDTVAQAGGEVEIKVEVSGESFLTPPGALSDALAEAAFEVTGLRPELSTSGGTSDARFIKNHCPVVEFGLVGQTMHKSDEHVSVADMEALTEIYRRVLVRLAAPS, encoded by the coding sequence ATGAGCTTTCGCGATCCCGTCCCGCTGGCCCAGGCCCTGATCCGCTGTCCCAGCGTCACCCCGGAGGACGCGGGGGCGCTGGACGTGCTGGCCGGGGCGCTGGAGGAGCTGGGCTTTGCCTGCCACCACATCCGCTCGGCGACCGGCGGACCGGAGATCCGGAACCTCTATGCCCGCCTGGGCACCGAGGCGCCCAACCTCTGCTTCGCCGGCCACACCGACGTGGTGCCGCCCGGCAAGGGCTGGACGGTGGAGCCCTTCGCCGCCGGCATCGACCAGGGACGGCTGTTCGGGCGGGGCAGCGCCGACATGAAGGGCGCCATCGCCTGCTTCGTGGCCGCCGTGGCGCGGCTGCTGGAGGACGGCGCCCCCAAGGGCTCCCTCTCGCTGCTGATCACCGGCGACGAGGAAGGCCCTGCGGTGGATGGCACCGTCAAGGTGCTGGACTGGCTGGCGGCGCGCGGTGAACGCATCGATTGCTGCATCGTCGGCGAGCCCACCAATCCCCGCAAGCTGGGCGACATGATGAAGATCGGCCGGCGCGGCAGCCTCAATTGCCGCCTGACCGTGTTCGGAACCCAAGGACATTCGGCCTATCCCCATCTGGCCGACAATCCCATTCCCCGGCTGCTGGACATCCTGCGCCGGTTGACCGAGGCGCCGCTGGACGAGGGCACGCCCCACTTCCAGGCCTCGACCCTGGCGCTGACCACGGTGGACGTGGGCAACCCCGCCACCAACGTCATTCCCGCCGAGGCCCGCGCCGGCTTCAACATCCGCTTCAACGACCTGCATTCCGGCGCCTCGCTGGAACGCTGGATCAGGGATACCGTCGCCCAGGCCGGCGGCGAGGTGGAGATCAAGGTCGAGGTGTCGGGGGAATCCTTCCTGACGCCGCCCGGCGCGCTGTCGGACGCCCTGGCCGAGGCGGCCTTCGAGGTGACGGGACTTCGGCCCGAACTGTCCACCTCGGGCGGCACCTCCGATGCCCGCTTCATCAAGAACCACTGCCCGGTGGTGGAATTCGGACTGGTCGGCCAGACCATGCACAAGTCGGACGAGCATGTTTCCGTCGCCGACATGGAAGCGCTGACCGAGATCTACCGCCGCGTCCTCGTCCGGCTGGCGGCGCCGTCATGA
- the tpx gene encoding thiol peroxidase yields the protein MAAITLKGNPINTNGTLPAVGAAAPAFSLTTVDLADIGLDSVAGKTVVLNIFPSIDTPVCAASVRRFNAELDKLGSVAVLCVSADLPFAHKRFCGAEGLERVQSLSDMRDKGFGERYGVKIVDGPLAGLLARAVVVIKGGKVAYAELVPEIAQEPNYDAAIAAAK from the coding sequence ATGGCCGCCATCACCCTCAAGGGCAATCCCATCAACACCAACGGCACCTTGCCGGCGGTCGGGGCCGCTGCCCCCGCCTTCTCGCTGACCACCGTCGATCTGGCCGATATCGGCCTGGATTCCGTGGCGGGCAAGACCGTGGTTCTGAACATTTTCCCCAGCATCGACACGCCGGTCTGCGCCGCCTCGGTGCGCCGCTTCAATGCCGAGCTGGACAAGCTGGGCAGCGTCGCCGTGCTGTGCGTTTCCGCCGACCTGCCCTTCGCCCACAAGCGCTTCTGCGGCGCCGAGGGCCTGGAGCGGGTCCAGTCCCTGTCCGACATGCGCGACAAGGGCTTCGGCGAGCGCTATGGCGTCAAGATCGTCGACGGCCCCCTGGCCGGTCTGCTGGCCCGCGCCGTGGTGGTGATCAAGGGCGGCAAGGTGGCCTATGCCGAGTTGGTCCCCGAGATCGCCCAGGAGCCCAATTACGACGCCGCCATCGCCGCCGCGAAGTAA
- a CDS encoding response regulator, translating to MRSSQVRIVTRLTAGFAAVLLLTVIMAGMAARTMLSIADLAGELYTHPFAVTNALMQIESQVNAMRADMLLMIYNRSAADVARLSGSVAIKESEMAASLEVVRKQYLGNPEDVKRLSDELAQWKVVRDQNIRFCQEGEYDKASENSRKYGSPQIVILRRHIAGIYAFAQDKAAEFRNRITAQRDQAVRDIALTLLALLILGTLLARTITRSIVIPLGELRDVMHRLAKGELDAHVPNQSRVTEVSRMALAVEVFKQAALRLERDRWIKDNLARLSPALQQTDSIAEFGTTALDFLVPLSGAGVATFNARTGGNRFMRVAGWGMPRASETLGLDSFAPGEGVAGEAARSGSPILIEAPPESWLHVTSATGAAAPAAIFVMPVMSRGTALAVLEFASFTAFDDSQKALLEAALPMLALNIEILERNLRTLDLLEESQTQAEELKASEEELRAQGEALQVANEELRVSEEELKVQQEALQTANEELRLKSEALEERGKALEDARAEADRRALDVEQASRYKSEFLANMSHELRTPLNSVLILARDLADNDTGNMSDDQVESARVIHESGTHLLALINDVLDLSKVEAGKMTLDPVTIAIADLVQVIRGRFAPVATDKGLGFQVEVDPDLPRSLKADRGKIEQIANNLVSNAIKFTSEGGVTVRLSLTGDGHVLALSVADTGIGIAPQDRQRVFAAFEQADSGTSRQFGGTGLGLTISRKLARLMGGDITLDANGDKGSVFTLLLPLAGTTQLPAPRCAPEPRPASARPSPPAAEAIEETPKAEGKLLLVIEDDPIFRRVVCDMAQAKGFATATAGDGKTGLELARLRRPSGVVLDIGLPDMSGWEVIEALKLQPETRDIPVHVMSAGDEPGRAARLGTVGHLTKPVSREQINGAFEVLLRARRADGRRRLLLVDGDEASRATIGETLVGLDLDITVAETGQVALEHLAAGPFDCMVLDLALSDMAGGEFLERAERIGSGLPPVIVYSSQELSQDQTLRIREFTDSIVIKGSRSSERLLDEVGLFLHAVDAKKSGKAKPSPVAAEPVDAILAGRTALLVDDDMRNAFALSKVLRARGLKVLIAQDGAKALSQLQSRADVDLVLMDIMMPGMDGYQTMGEIRKDPRFAHLPIIALTAKAMAGDRDRCLAAGADDYLTKPVDVERLRQVMALLIRRGDHAQPS from the coding sequence GTGCGTTCATCCCAGGTCCGGATCGTTACCCGGCTGACTGCCGGCTTTGCCGCCGTCCTCCTGCTTACGGTGATCATGGCCGGCATGGCGGCACGGACCATGCTGAGCATCGCCGACCTGGCGGGGGAGCTTTACACCCATCCCTTCGCCGTCACCAACGCCCTGATGCAGATCGAATCGCAGGTCAACGCCATGCGCGCCGACATGCTGCTGATGATCTACAACCGGTCGGCCGCCGACGTGGCGCGGCTGTCGGGCAGCGTGGCCATCAAGGAAAGCGAGATGGCTGCCAGCCTGGAGGTCGTCCGGAAGCAATATCTGGGCAACCCCGAAGACGTAAAGCGCCTGAGCGACGAATTGGCCCAGTGGAAAGTGGTCCGTGACCAGAACATCCGTTTCTGCCAGGAAGGCGAGTACGACAAGGCCTCCGAGAATTCCCGGAAATACGGTTCGCCCCAGATCGTCATCCTGCGCCGCCATATAGCCGGTATATACGCCTTCGCCCAGGACAAGGCCGCCGAGTTCAGAAACAGGATCACCGCACAGCGTGATCAGGCCGTCCGCGACATCGCGCTGACATTGCTGGCACTGCTGATCCTGGGGACCTTGCTGGCCCGGACCATTACCCGCTCCATCGTCATTCCCCTGGGCGAATTGCGCGACGTCATGCACCGCCTGGCCAAGGGGGAACTTGACGCCCACGTTCCCAACCAGTCGCGGGTGACCGAGGTCAGCCGCATGGCCTTGGCCGTCGAGGTGTTCAAGCAGGCGGCGCTCCGCCTGGAACGGGACCGCTGGATCAAGGACAACCTGGCCCGGCTGTCGCCCGCCTTGCAGCAGACCGATTCCATCGCCGAGTTCGGCACCACGGCCCTCGACTTCCTGGTGCCGCTGTCGGGAGCCGGCGTGGCCACTTTCAACGCCAGAACGGGCGGCAACCGGTTTATGCGCGTGGCCGGCTGGGGCATGCCCCGGGCGTCCGAGACGCTCGGCCTGGACTCCTTTGCCCCCGGCGAAGGGGTGGCCGGCGAGGCGGCCCGGAGTGGATCGCCCATTCTCATCGAGGCACCGCCGGAATCCTGGCTGCACGTCACCTCGGCCACCGGGGCCGCGGCGCCCGCCGCCATCTTCGTCATGCCGGTGATGTCGCGCGGCACCGCCCTGGCGGTGCTGGAATTCGCCAGCTTCACCGCGTTCGACGACAGCCAGAAAGCGCTGCTCGAAGCGGCTCTGCCCATGCTGGCCCTCAACATCGAGATTCTCGAGCGCAACCTCCGCACCCTAGACCTGCTGGAGGAAAGCCAGACCCAGGCGGAAGAACTGAAGGCGTCCGAGGAAGAGCTGCGCGCCCAGGGCGAGGCTCTGCAGGTGGCCAACGAGGAATTGCGTGTCTCGGAGGAGGAACTCAAGGTCCAGCAGGAAGCCCTGCAAACGGCCAACGAAGAGCTTCGCCTCAAATCCGAGGCCCTGGAGGAGCGCGGCAAGGCGCTGGAGGACGCCCGCGCCGAGGCCGACCGCCGCGCCCTCGATGTGGAACAGGCCAGTCGATACAAGTCGGAATTCCTGGCCAATATGAGCCACGAACTGCGCACGCCGCTGAACAGCGTCCTGATCCTGGCCCGCGATCTCGCCGACAACGACACAGGCAACATGTCCGACGATCAGGTGGAATCCGCCCGCGTCATCCACGAAAGCGGCACACACCTGCTGGCCCTGATCAACGACGTCCTCGACCTGTCCAAGGTGGAGGCCGGCAAGATGACCCTGGACCCGGTCACCATCGCCATCGCCGATCTGGTCCAGGTCATCCGGGGACGCTTCGCCCCCGTTGCCACCGACAAGGGATTGGGCTTCCAGGTGGAAGTCGACCCCGACCTGCCCCGCTCCCTGAAGGCCGATCGCGGCAAGATCGAGCAGATCGCCAACAATCTGGTCAGCAACGCCATCAAGTTCACCAGCGAGGGCGGCGTCACCGTCCGCCTGTCGCTGACCGGCGACGGCCATGTGCTGGCCCTGTCGGTGGCCGATACCGGTATCGGCATCGCCCCCCAGGACCGCCAAAGGGTGTTCGCCGCCTTCGAGCAGGCCGACAGCGGGACGTCGCGCCAGTTCGGCGGCACGGGCCTTGGCCTGACCATTTCGCGCAAGCTGGCCCGGCTGATGGGCGGCGACATCACCCTGGATGCCAATGGTGACAAGGGTAGTGTCTTCACGCTGCTGTTGCCCCTGGCGGGCACCACGCAATTGCCGGCGCCCCGCTGCGCCCCCGAACCGCGACCCGCGTCGGCCCGGCCTTCGCCCCCTGCGGCGGAGGCCATCGAGGAAACTCCCAAGGCCGAAGGCAAACTGCTGCTGGTGATCGAGGACGATCCCATTTTCCGCCGGGTAGTCTGCGACATGGCCCAGGCCAAGGGCTTTGCGACCGCCACCGCCGGCGACGGCAAGACTGGGCTGGAACTGGCCCGGCTGCGCCGGCCCAGCGGCGTCGTGCTCGATATCGGGCTGCCCGACATGAGCGGCTGGGAGGTGATCGAGGCCCTCAAGCTCCAGCCCGAGACCCGCGATATCCCGGTCCACGTCATGTCCGCCGGGGACGAGCCGGGCCGGGCGGCGAGGCTGGGAACCGTCGGCCATCTGACCAAGCCGGTCAGCCGCGAGCAGATCAACGGCGCCTTCGAAGTGCTGCTGCGGGCCCGAAGGGCCGATGGCCGCCGCCGCCTGCTGCTGGTTGATGGTGACGAGGCCAGCCGCGCCACCATCGGGGAGACCCTGGTCGGTCTTGACCTGGACATCACCGTGGCCGAAACGGGACAGGTGGCCCTCGAGCATTTGGCCGCCGGCCCCTTCGACTGCATGGTGCTCGACCTCGCCCTGTCGGACATGGCGGGAGGCGAATTCCTGGAGCGGGCAGAACGGATCGGTTCGGGCCTGCCGCCGGTGATCGTCTATTCCAGCCAGGAGCTGAGCCAAGACCAGACCCTGCGCATCCGCGAATTCACCGACAGCATCGTCATCAAGGGCTCACGCTCCTCCGAACGCCTGCTCGACGAGGTGGGGCTGTTCCTCCATGCGGTGGATGCGAAGAAGAGCGGCAAGGCCAAGCCGTCGCCCGTCGCCGCCGAACCGGTGGACGCCATCCTGGCCGGGCGCACCGCGCTGCTGGTGGATGACGACATGCGCAACGCCTTCGCCCTGTCCAAGGTGCTGCGCGCCAGGGGGCTGAAGGTTCTGATCGCCCAGGACGGCGCCAAGGCGCTGAGCCAGCTTCAGTCCCGCGCCGACGTGGACCTGGTGCTGATGGACATCATGATGCCCGGCATGGACGGCTACCAGACCATGGGCGAAATCCGCAAGGACCCGCGCTTTGCTCACCTGCCCATCATCGCGCTGACCGCCAAGGCCATGGCCGGCGACCGTGACCGCTGCCTGGCGGCCGGAGCCGACGACTACCTGACCAAGCCGGTGGATGTGGAGCGCCTGCGGCAGGTCATGGCCCTCCTGATCCGCAGAGGCGATCATGCCCAGCCATCCTGA
- a CDS encoding CheR family methyltransferase — protein sequence MPSHPDRLKILEVDLFVEALARRHGYDFSHYAKASLRRRVSALALHLGSPTIADLLPRVLYDDSLLPTILSTLSVPVTEMFRDPPVFRAIAERILPVLATYPRLNIWQAGSATGEEAYSLAILLDEAGLLQKAQIYATDINDTAIAKAEEGIMSAEQVARYDVSYRKAGGTKTLSHYFSQGYGFAKISSGIKDHISFAHHNLVSDGVFCEVSMVMCRNVLIYFDKALQDHVLGLFASSLSRGGFLCLGTRENLGGSAEAHQFLSLDRELRLFKKIGERG from the coding sequence ATGCCCAGCCATCCTGACCGGCTTAAGATCCTTGAGGTCGATCTGTTCGTCGAGGCCCTGGCCCGCCGCCACGGCTATGATTTCAGCCATTACGCCAAGGCGTCGCTGCGGCGGCGCGTCTCCGCCCTGGCGCTCCATCTGGGCAGCCCCACCATCGCCGACCTGCTGCCACGCGTGCTCTACGACGACAGCCTGCTGCCCACCATCCTCTCGACCCTGTCGGTCCCGGTCACCGAGATGTTCCGCGACCCGCCGGTCTTTCGCGCCATCGCCGAGCGGATCCTGCCGGTGCTGGCCACCTATCCCCGCCTGAACATCTGGCAGGCCGGGTCGGCCACCGGCGAGGAGGCCTATTCCCTGGCCATTCTGCTGGACGAGGCCGGGCTGCTGCAAAAGGCGCAGATCTACGCCACCGACATCAACGACACCGCCATCGCCAAAGCCGAGGAAGGGATCATGTCGGCCGAGCAGGTCGCCCGCTACGACGTCTCCTATCGCAAGGCCGGCGGCACCAAGACCCTGTCCCATTACTTCAGCCAGGGCTATGGCTTCGCCAAGATCAGCAGCGGCATCAAGGACCACATCTCGTTCGCCCATCACAATCTGGTGTCCGATGGAGTCTTCTGCGAGGTCAGCATGGTCATGTGCCGCAACGTGCTCATCTACTTCGACAAGGCGTTGCAGGACCACGTATTGGGCTTGTTCGCCTCGTCCCTGTCGCGGGGCGGCTTTTTGTGCCTAGGCACCCGCGAGAACCTGGGCGGATCGGCCGAGGCGCACCAGTTCCTGTCCCTCGACCGGGAGTTGCGCCTGTTCAAGAAGATCGGAGAGCGGGGGTGA
- a CDS encoding chemotaxis protein CheB has translation MKRIDAVAIGCSAGGIAALHDILPGLPADLSVPVIVVCHSGPSVHDLLSSVLRRDCLLPVTEAEERTPAHPGHVHVAPPDYHLLVEPDGTFSLSAEERINNVRPAIDPLLESAADTWGDGLLAVLLTGANEDGAAGMAAVKAAGGFCIVQDPTGAVAETMPRAAIAAGGADWIAPLDRIAFLISSLCQPPPSCQERTS, from the coding sequence GTGAAACGGATCGACGCCGTCGCCATCGGATGTTCGGCGGGAGGGATCGCCGCCCTGCACGATATTCTTCCCGGACTGCCCGCCGACCTGTCAGTGCCGGTGATCGTCGTCTGCCATTCCGGCCCCTCGGTCCATGACCTGCTGAGTTCGGTGCTGCGCCGCGACTGCCTCCTGCCCGTAACCGAAGCCGAGGAGAGGACCCCCGCCCATCCCGGCCACGTCCACGTGGCACCGCCCGACTACCATCTTCTGGTAGAGCCCGACGGCACCTTCTCGCTGTCCGCTGAAGAGCGCATCAACAATGTCCGGCCCGCCATCGATCCCCTGCTGGAATCGGCGGCGGACACCTGGGGCGACGGATTGCTGGCGGTATTGCTGACCGGTGCCAACGAGGACGGCGCCGCGGGCATGGCCGCAGTCAAGGCGGCCGGTGGCTTCTGCATCGTCCAGGACCCCACGGGAGCCGTGGCCGAAACCATGCCGCGCGCCGCCATCGCCGCCGGGGGCGCCGACTGGATCGCGCCGCTGGACCGCATCGCCTTCCTGATCTCCTCGCTCTGCCAGCCACCGCCCTCCTGCCAGGAGCGCACCTCATGA